The following DNA comes from Mesoplodon densirostris isolate mMesDen1 chromosome 9, mMesDen1 primary haplotype, whole genome shotgun sequence.
TGAAGCTGTGGACAAAGCTTACAAGTTGCTACTGGATCAGGAACAAAAGAAGAGGGCCCTGGATGTCATTCAGGCAGGAAAAGAATACGTGGAACACACCGTGAAAGAGCgaaaaaagcaattaaagaaggaaggaaagcctGCAAATGTGGAGGAGGAGGATCCTGAGCTGTTCAAACAAGCAGTATACAAACAGACCATGAAACTCTTTGCTGAGCtggaaattaaaaggaaagagagagaagccaaAGAGCTGCACGAAAGGAAGCGACAAAGGGAAGAAGAGATTGAAGCTCAAGAAAAAGCCAAACGAGAAAGGGAGTGGCAGAAAAATTTTGAGCAAAGTCGAGATGGTCGTGTGGACAGCTGGCGAAACTTCCAAGCaaatacaaaaggaaagaaagagaagaagaacagGACCTTCCTGAGACCACCAAAAGTAAAAATGGAGCAGCGTGAGTGACCCCCTGGGGTCACAGCCACAGAACCTTCCCTCACCTGTCTCCCCTCCTGCTTTGAAGGACTCATTCTTTCCTCCCATTTTCACCCCAACATAGGGTAGTATTTGCTTTTTAGTCCACTTTGTTTTCAATACAATTTAATATCAATCAGAGTAATTCTTTTGTACATTGAAATGAGGGGCTCGGTTTAAAAAGAAACCTACCCCAACCCCTAGACCAACCGGGATCTGGAAGGTGCCACCACTGGTGCTGACGTCTCTTCCCACAGCCTGTAACTTAATGTTTTGTACTTCACTGAATTGTGATGGTTAGAAACTTCGTGTATAGTTTGTGGAAATCATCCAATTAAACATATTGCTTAAAATGGTGTTGCCATGACTTCAGAGACAAGCCTGGGCCACCTTAGGAAGCCCCTTTCCTTCAGTTGCTTGCTTCTGGGTCTGGCATCCTTCGAAGCCCCAGATCAGATGGGAAGGCATTGGACACACAGAGCAGTCACTCGATGCCCTGACGTCCCGTGGTGTTTGGCATGTGCTTTCCCGTCTGACTGGCCAATCCGTGTGGCATGAGGCTCCAAGCCACCCAAACCTATTCACTTTCCAAAGAGCTAGCCATCCTCCCTCCAGTACCACTGTGTCCTAGCCTGTCTGCGTTTGTTAGTGGTAATATTCTGTATGTGTAATAAATTTTTAtacccgaaaaaaaaaaaaaaagaatgggatgcAAAAGAATATGGGTTctctcaaaaaaatatttatcagaaaCTTAAGATGAGCTACTCGTTTTTAAGGGTTTTCTGCAACCAGGAAAGGGAGTGGGAGGTTTACTTAAACATGAAAATGTGCCAATGTTTAGAAATATTATAATGCTGAGATAAAATTTACATCTGAATTATAACTATGTTGCCTGCACTCCTTTACAGCTAGAGACTCTACTGGCAAACCTGTTGAGgtcaggagaggaagaggagaaccCTGTGTATTTCTCCCCAGTTGCAGAGGGAACTGCCAAAGAAGGGTCTCATCCTGCTACCCTCCTCCTAACAAGGCATTCATCACCAGCAGGATCAGCAGATGGCTCCCAGAAGGCCCAGGACCGAGGGCTCAGCAGGGTAAGGCCCAGCCTACATAGACCACTGTCCATAAGTACAGACTTCTGGATGCAAGGAAATGGACATGAGGCCACTGCCCACTCACCTTCTAAAACGGAAACTGAACTGAGTCTCTCCAGCAAATGCTGTTTGGAAAAGAAAAGTTTACTCCTCACAAATGAAGTGTCCCAATGTGAGAGAAAATTATTCTGACCGAAGTTTCTCAAACTAAGCCCTATGCTTCCCAGGTTTCTAGGAAGGGAAAAGGTCGGGGAAATGGCTGACAGAGCTCTAAATCCCTAGTCCTAGCTATAACCAGATGGCACTTGAAGCAGTTTTGTATCAGAGTTCTGTCGGGTTTCCTTTGAATAAATGTTTACAGGGTGATGGGACACAATATGATTCTATCACCTCAGCAACAGAGTACAGGGCTCTGGGGCAGGCAGCCCAATTCAAGTCCTGCTTCCACTGCTGACTGAAAACTTTACATATGTCTACTTGAGTCATCTGTTTTTATAAAACAGTGATAACACTGACAAGAAACATTAACAGTTTATGTGAAGAATAATAAATGATTTACAGAGTATATTACAATGTCCGCTCCCCCTGAGACTGTTCTGGGTAATGGAGAAACTTCAACAAGAACTCCAACAACTATAGGACACTCAGAAACCAATTCCTAGAAACTTCCAAATGCAGAAACCAACTTTGGCACAAATTACTTCAAATACTTGCTTCATGAGAGAAAACACTGTAATTACTGTCAAAAGAAACATCTGAACAAGAAGTGGTTGAACATCACAGCTGCTATTACAACCAATAAAAAAAGTTACAGATTTCTACAGCATGCTTGATTGATTCTGGTTTTCCAGGTTTAATATTCCTACATGTAAAAATAGCTTCTCAAACAGAATTCAGGGTAGGAGTCTACAACAGCATAACATCAATAGGAAAGAAAACTGGATTTGGAAGAAGTAAAGAGATGTGAATAAAACACAGACTGGATAATCCAACCTTCTGTAATTGTTGGTTACAGAAAGCACTTGTCtctattaaaaacagaaaagtgcCACttgaagaaaaaagatgaaagtaGCAGATGGCTAAAGATTCCAATACTTAGTACATACATAGCACTTCCAGTCATCTCCCAGTGAAAAGTACTGGGTGGTTAGGATGTGATCTGTTACATTCCGAATGAGTTAGGGCTTTATTTTTAAGCAGAATGGAATAGAAAAGTTAAAGGAATGAAACCACAGCAACACAacatgcatttgaaaaaaaaaaaaaaagctttaatgaggttaataaaataattaatctaATATATTGGGATTTTCATACTACAGAAGATTAGAGATTACTACAGTAAATTAGAAGTGAGATTCATTGCCTGTGACAGTTGTGAGGACCATGAGAAAATACTGACTGCTAACTGATCTTTCAAGGTCACttaaaaactacatttttatGATAAAAGCCACTGATAAATATTAGTGGATCAACAGAACTTGTTCCCTGAaagttggtatttttttttaattactatataCCTAGAGATGACTTGCAGGTTGAAGGTATGTAATTTCATAACAACTGTGTAATATGTGTCGATGACTAGAAAACAACGTTTAACACTACACTAATTTGAAACAAAGATTTATAACAAGTCTCTAGTATCTACAGTCCTTGGTTAAtgtctaatttttaaaaccatagttgttttctttttaacataatGTGAAATGTATACGCATATGTATACAGAGTAGACTGCCCTTCCCAGGAGAATGTCAAGATTTTCCAGTGGAAtgattcattcaatcattcaattGAACAAATATGTGTGAGAGTTTACCATGTGAAAGATGCCACACTAGGTAGATGATTTCTTACATTATGTATTTTCAATGTGACACTAGGCCCCCCAAACACTGTTTTTCTATATTggattctttcctccttcctttttcagttttttcctccaaaggcaaataatatcaaataataaaattaaaatgaattattatatATAGTGGATTTAAACAGAAGACACCAGCCCTACGAATTTCACCTTTACTATGAGAAACTAAGAAGtattcatacaaattttaagccTTTATTGGATGATGTAAGTCCTTATTTGATGtggtaaatggaaaaataaatggacTGTGCTATACTCTAACTTAACCACACAGCTGATAAAATTTATGACTAATTTATTAAACCAAATTATTTTGAGTCTCACAAACCTAATGTAATTGTTCAAGTAATTAAAAATGGGGTAAAATCTCAACTAACATCCACCTAAAAACAGCAAGCAAGTAATCTTGGTTGATGTACAGCTAGTTACAACATCAAGTAGCCATTCCCTTTCTTCTTGGCTTCTTGAAAAAGGTTATTAAAATGCAGGCAACTTTCACTTGCCTTTATAGGTACAGAGGTGAAATTCAAATGCCAAAGGTCAGAGGTCACAAGTAGTCACATTTTTCTTGCTGTCAGAGACTGACTTTTGGAGGTAGGGCACAGGAGAGAactaaatcacattttaaaagtctACACTCAAACTACTGCATATTACATCCTTGCTATACTGGCCAGCTATAGTTGCAACACATTATGGTCAGCTATAATCCAAAACACACAACAGAGTATCACAGCAAAAACAGACTGCTGACACAGGCATTTAGTTTGCTCTTGACTCTCAATACACCAAACAACTATTCCATCCATTATATGTTGTGATAAGCAAACCTACGATTCCAAATTAGATCCAACAATTTTAGTGTGTGTACTGAATTTATGTCAGTGATTCTGGAAAGCATCAAATCACTCAAGATTCTCAAAAAACAGAATAAGATCTAAGATAAACTGAATTGAGATTCCATGTGTAAATGTTTTTTAGAAATGAGAATATAACATATACAGTCACAGTGCTTACAACTGACTATGTCATTGCTGTGGCCCTAGTAGAAACCTCCTCCTCAAAAGCAAATTTTATTAGGCCACATCTGCATATTAGTTTTAAAGAAGTGGAAACCTGGATACACAACAAcgtcctactatacagcacagggaactatattcaatatgctgtgataaaccataatggaaaataatataaaagagtatgtatatatgtataactgaatcactttgctgtacagcataaattaatacaacattgtaaatcaactatacttcaatttaaaaaataaatgaaaaataaagaagtggaAACTTAAAGGACTTCAGGTAAACTATAAATGGCCTAATAAAATATCTTCAGTTTAAATGATTTCTGAAGGGTTCTAAATGTGTGTGACATGACCAGTCAGAGATGTCGTAAAAGGATTTCTGAATTAGGTAGGAGATGAGGCAGACACTCAAGAAATCACTTCCagataattaccctaaatgtgaatggattaaataccccaaccaaaagacaatgactggctgaatggatacaaaaacaagacccgtatatatgttgtctacaagagacctacttcagacctagggacacatacagactgaaagtgaggggatgaaaaaagatatttcatgcaaatggaaatcaaaagaaagctggagtagtaatactcatatcagataaaatagactttaaaataaagactgttacaagagacaaggaaggacactacataatgatcgagggatcaatccaagaagaaaatataacaattataaatatttatgtacccaacataggagcacctcaatacataaggtaaatgctaacagccttaaaaggggaaattgacagtaacacaataatactgggggactttaacaccccacttacaacaatggacagattatccagagaaaataaataaggaaacacaagctttaaatgacacaatagaccagacagatttaattgacatttataggacattccacctgaaagtggaagaatacactttcttctcaagtgcacatggaacattctccaggacagatcacatcttaggtcacaaatcaaaccttggtaaatttaagaaaactgaaatcctaccaagcatcttttccgaccacagtgttatgagattagaaatcaattacaggaaaaaaactgtaaaaaacacaaacacatggaggctaaacaatatgctactaaataaccaagagatcactgaggaaatcaaaggggaaatcaaaaaatacctagagacaaatgacgatgaaaacacaatgacccaaaatctatgggattcggctaaagcagttctaagaaggaagtttataccaatacaatcctacctcaagaagcaagaaaaatctcaaatgaacaatctaaccttacacctaaaggacctagagaaaaaagaacaaaaaacccccaaagttagtagaaagaaagaaatcataaatatcagagcagaaataaatgaaatagaaacaaagaaaacagtagcaaaggtcaataaaactaaaagttgtttcattgagaagataaacaaaattgataaacctttagccagactcatcaaggaaaagagggagaggactcaaatcaataaaattagaaatgaaaaaggagaagttacaacagacactgcagagatacaaaggatcatgacagactactacaagcaactctatgccaataaaatggagaacccggaagaaatggacaaattcttagaaaggtagaaccttccaagactgaaccaggaagaaatagaaaatatgaacagaccaatcacaagtaatgaaattgaaactgtgattaaaaatcttccaacaaacaaaagcccaggaccagatggcttcacaggtgaattctatcaaacatttagagaagagctaacacccatccttctcaaactcttccaaaaaactgcagaggaaggaacactcccaaactcattctatgaggccaccatcaccctgataccaaaaccagacaaagacactacaaaaaaagaaaattacagaccaacgtcactgatgaatacagacacaaaaatcctcaacaaaatactaccaaacagaatccaacaacacattaaaaggatcagacaccatgatcaagtgggatttatcccagggatgcaaagattcttcaatatatgcaaatcaatcaatgtgatacaccatattaaactgaagaaataaaaaccatatgatcatctcaacagatgcagaaaaagcctttgacaaaattcaacacccatttatgataaaaactctccagaaagtgggcatagaaagaagctacctcaacataataaaagccatatatgacaaacccacagcaaacatcattctcaatggtgaaaaactgaaagcatttcctctaagatcagaaacaagacaaggatgtccattcttgccactattattcaacatcctttgcaagtcctagccacagcaatcagagaagaaaaagaaacaaaaggggacttccctggtggtacagtggttaagaatgtgcctgccaatgcaggggacacaggtttgagctctagtccgggaagatcccacatgccacggagcaactaagcccgtgcgccacaactactgagcctgtgctctagagcctgtaagccacaactactgagcccgtgtaccacaactactgaagcccgcacacctagagcctgtgttctgcaacaagaaaagcaaccacaatgagaagcccacgcaccacaacaaagagtagtccccactcaacATAACCAGAGgaggcctgcgtgcagcaatatagacccaatacagccaaaaataaataaataaaaataaatttatttttagaaaaaaagaaataaaaggagtacaaactttagaagaagtaaaactgtcactgtttgcagatgacatgatactatacatagaaaatcctaatgaaGCCACCAcaacactactagagctaatcgatgaatttggtaaagttgcaggatacaaaattaatgcatagaaatctcttgcactcctatacacaaacaatgaaagatcagaaagagaatctAAGGAAACAATcttattgcaacaaaaagaataaaatacctaggaataaacctacctaaggaggtaaaagacctgtactcagagaaCTGTAAGACAAAtgatgaaaggaatcaaagatgacacaaacagatggagggatataccatgttcttgaattggaagaatcaatattgtgaaaatgactatactacccaatgcaacctacagattcaatgcaattcctatcaaattaccaatggcatttttctcagaactagaacaaaaaatcttaaaatttgtatggagacacaaaataccccgaatagccaaagcaatcttgcaaaaaaaacacaaaaatggagctggaggaatcgggctccctgacttcagactatactacaaagctacagtaatcaagacagtatggtaccggcacaaaaacagaaatatatatcaatggaacagaacagaaagcccagagataaacccatgcacctatgatcaactaatctatgaaaaaggaggcaaggatatacaatggagaaaggacagtctcttcaataagtggtgctgggaaaaccggacagctagatgtaaaggaatgaaattagaacacttcctaacaccatacacaaaaataaactcaaaatggattaaagatctaaatgtaaggccagacactataaaactgttagaggaaaacgtaggaagaacactcttggacataaatcacaacaagatcctttttgacccaccttctagagtaatggaaataaaaacaaaagtaaacaaatgggacctaatgaaacttaaaagcttctgcacagcaaaggaaaccataaacaagacaaaaagacaaccctcagaatgggagaaaatatttgcaaatgaatcaacggacaaaggattaatctccaaaatatacaaaagctcatgcagctcaatattacaaaaaaaaacaacccaatccaaaaatgggcagaagacctaaatagacatttctccaaagaagacatccagatggccaagaggcatatgaaaagctgctcaacatcactagttattagagaaatgcaaatcaaaactacagtgaggtatcacctcacactgatcagaatggccataattgaaaaatctacaaacaataaatgctggagaggatgtggagaaaaggaaaccctcctgcactgttggtggaaatgtaaattgatacagccatatggagaacagtatagaggttccttaaaaaaccaaaaatagaattaccataagacccagcaatcccactactgggcatatacccagagaaaaccacaattcaaaaaagacacatgcaccccaatgttcattgcagcactatttacaatagccaggtcatggaagcaacctaaatgtccatcaacagacaaatggataaagaagatgtggtacatatatacaatgcaatattattcaaccataaaaaggaacgaaattgggtcatctgcagagacatggatgaacctagagactgtcataccgagcgaagtcagaaagagaaaaacaaatattgtatattaacacatatatgt
Coding sequences within:
- the LOC132496082 gene encoding dnaJ homolog subfamily C member 8-like; translated protein: MAAPGESGASGGGGSTEEAFMTFYSEVKQIEKRDPVVTSKNQIERLTRPGSSYFNWNPFEVLQTDPEVTDEEIKKRFRQLSILVHPDKNQDDADRAQKAFEAVDKAYKLLLDQEQKKRALDVIQAGKEYVEHTVKERKKQLKKEGKPANVEEEDPELFKQAVYKQTMKLFAELEIKRKEREAKELHERKRQREEEIEAQEKAKREREWQKNFEQSRDGRVDSWRNFQANTKGKKEKKNRTFLRPPKVKMEQRE